A genomic segment from Acidobacteriota bacterium encodes:
- a CDS encoding winged helix-turn-helix domain-containing protein, translated as MLDPRLLDVLVALAVQPGEVRTRDELLNEVWDGAFVHENSLSQAISRLRKALGDDRHRPLYIETISRTGYRLVAPVEAVPVSSAELSDEVAEVASPSPEPQAPVADGAPARRRRWLLAAGAVTLAVAALVIWELWCDLVASSPAPMASVAQIRPEVTLPGKQFGPRLSPDGRYVAFAWQEPDGESFDIWLQAVGDGSPVRVTESADPERQPIWSSDGLRLAFVRSAQASACGIYSLPIVGGVEERLGDCWPGMRSLDWSPDGAQLAFSAFAAPDPDPAAPGPRALFLLELATGEVRQLTHPAAEMRGDIEMRFSPDGRHLAFEREFGPNRQDVAVVSLVDGGTRLLTSHRWGHIRGLDWSSAGDAVLFASNRSGRYRLWKVPLAGGEPEPLPIHDSWVTQPSVARTGGRLVYRTFRDSVDLWELPLDDSGLAAGEAVQRVPSTRSEEQPAWSPEGDLVAFISDRTGSRELWSGRRDGSELIRHTDFAGPGPGSPAWSPNGRDLVFDAAAEGHGDLWTVDRSSRHPRRLTDEVSEERNGTYSRDGRRLYFASDRSGQWDLWSMPSAGGEAAQVTFEGGFLGQESPDGRHLFYVRPTEPGIWRIPRDGGRDVGEPVVNNLALWDWGSWVVGERGLYYVQRGPAAIVLIPFTSSSGEVGEPRIVLQPEKQIPFHNALALSADGRSLLFAMIDHSDDELMTVDLEGL; from the coding sequence ATGCTCGATCCCCGTTTGCTGGATGTCTTGGTGGCGCTGGCGGTCCAACCGGGTGAGGTGAGAACCCGGGACGAGCTGCTGAACGAAGTCTGGGACGGTGCCTTCGTGCACGAGAACTCCCTCTCCCAGGCGATCTCCCGTCTGCGCAAGGCGCTCGGCGACGATCGCCACCGGCCGCTCTACATCGAGACCATCAGTCGTACCGGATATCGGCTGGTGGCGCCCGTCGAGGCGGTTCCGGTTTCCTCGGCGGAGCTGTCGGACGAGGTCGCCGAGGTGGCATCGCCTTCCCCGGAGCCGCAGGCCCCGGTGGCCGATGGCGCGCCGGCTCGGCGGCGACGCTGGCTGCTGGCTGCTGGCGCGGTGACCTTGGCGGTGGCGGCCCTTGTGATCTGGGAGCTCTGGTGCGATCTGGTGGCGTCTTCGCCCGCGCCGATGGCCTCGGTGGCGCAGATTCGTCCCGAGGTGACCCTGCCGGGAAAGCAGTTCGGGCCGCGCCTTTCGCCCGATGGGCGCTATGTGGCCTTCGCCTGGCAGGAGCCCGACGGCGAGAGCTTCGACATCTGGCTGCAGGCGGTCGGTGACGGCAGCCCGGTGCGGGTCACCGAGAGCGCGGATCCGGAACGGCAACCGATCTGGTCGTCGGACGGCTTGCGGCTCGCCTTCGTGCGCTCGGCACAGGCCTCGGCGTGCGGAATTTACAGCCTGCCGATCGTCGGTGGAGTCGAGGAGCGCCTCGGCGACTGTTGGCCCGGAATGCGGTCGCTGGATTGGTCGCCGGATGGTGCCCAGCTGGCCTTCAGTGCCTTCGCGGCGCCGGATCCGGACCCTGCCGCGCCGGGACCTAGGGCGCTCTTTCTACTCGAGCTGGCGACCGGTGAGGTGCGGCAGTTGACCCATCCGGCCGCGGAGATGCGAGGCGACATCGAGATGCGGTTTTCTCCCGATGGTCGGCATCTGGCCTTCGAACGCGAGTTCGGACCCAACCGTCAGGACGTCGCCGTCGTTTCCCTGGTCGATGGCGGCACTCGCCTCCTGACCTCCCATCGCTGGGGGCACATCCGCGGTTTGGACTGGAGCTCGGCAGGCGACGCGGTGTTGTTCGCTTCCAACCGTTCGGGGCGTTACCGGCTCTGGAAAGTGCCGCTGGCCGGCGGCGAGCCAGAGCCGCTGCCGATTCACGACAGCTGGGTGACGCAGCCGAGCGTGGCGCGCACCGGTGGCCGGCTGGTGTACCGCACCTTTCGCGATTCGGTCGATCTTTGGGAGCTGCCCCTCGACGATTCGGGTCTGGCCGCCGGCGAGGCCGTTCAGCGGGTGCCTTCGACGCGTAGCGAGGAGCAACCGGCGTGGTCTCCGGAGGGAGATCTGGTCGCCTTCATCTCCGATCGAACCGGCTCTCGGGAGCTCTGGTCGGGGCGTCGGGACGGCAGTGAGCTGATCCGGCATACGGACTTCGCCGGCCCCGGACCGGGCTCTCCCGCCTGGTCTCCGAACGGTCGGGACCTGGTCTTCGATGCCGCCGCCGAGGGCCACGGCGATCTCTGGACGGTCGATCGCAGCAGCCGTCATCCTCGCCGTTTGACGGACGAAGTCTCGGAGGAGCGCAATGGCACTTACTCTCGCGACGGGCGGCGACTCTACTTCGCCTCGGACCGTAGCGGGCAATGGGATCTGTGGTCGATGCCGTCCGCTGGCGGCGAAGCCGCCCAGGTGACCTTCGAGGGTGGCTTTCTCGGCCAGGAGTCGCCGGACGGTCGCCACCTGTTCTATGTGCGGCCGACGGAGCCGGGGATCTGGCGCATCCCTCGCGATGGCGGTCGTGATGTCGGCGAGCCGGTGGTGAACAACCTGGCGCTCTGGGACTGGGGAAGCTGGGTGGTCGGTGAGCGCGGCCTCTACTACGTGCAGCGCGGTCCGGCGGCGATCGTCTTGATCCCGTTCACGTCGTCTTCCGGCGAGGTCGGCGAGCCCCGGATCGTCCTCCAGCCGGAGAAACAGATCCCCTTCCACAATGCCCTCGCTCTCTCGGCCGACGGCCGGTCGCTGCTGTTCGCGATGATCGACCACAGCGACGACGAGCTGATGACCGTCGACCTCGAGGGCCTTTAG
- a CDS encoding cache domain-containing protein, whose translation MTAVPKSFVVALLLGTLVVSIGLHLLQAAEIRSTALVDAEAQALEAATAIDRELSEVGALHRKMMQRLESRSWSDGDLEEYLCEVQAEDPKLFGAGLGYRPRRFDPEVELYARYCLERAGEPVAIPIEYDYVEDVDQEWYHDTLRDQTTAWLEPQYGSASEAWQTIVVGPFASPQNPSDSAGVAFLSLSLDEFRELISDLQLGDAGYAFLVSAGGRIIVHPRDSYLGVNLRQLAEETGDGSLLRIAEAAEGQSSGVLSYRDELTDHQSWLFHQSIPTTGWTLAVVLIQEEVTARALGELHRQRPWIVVQAVVSALAVLMLFLGPPGSARQRWISMGAFVVLTGGAVALVALTVHDHAVPLDTVVELTSQDGLERYIDDYQISMTNLGVGEAIQVPTGLFIQSLAFVDSNDVHITGYLWQRYHSGQLQEILPGFVFPEAVDSRVRHAYWRHEGEDEVVGWYFEARLRQEFDYGRYPFDAKRIWVRIWHRDFDRNVLLVPDLDSYRLIHSHSRPGIEEDLVVSGWEVQSSFFSYVRNSYSSDFGVRSYVGKDDFPELYFNVLVQRESGGALIVNFVLLVVIAVILFAMLITVTRQDEQNRWLGFSFLPLLGGVSSLFFVLILSHIQLRSEVPENLSYLEWFYFLLYFAILAISLVAYGVASRSPHWVISYRDNLVSKLLFWPLIGAFSFVVTFWHFSW comes from the coding sequence ATGACCGCCGTTCCTAAATCCTTCGTTGTAGCTCTGCTGTTGGGGACGTTGGTCGTGTCGATCGGCCTCCATCTCTTGCAGGCGGCGGAGATTCGCTCGACAGCTCTGGTCGATGCCGAGGCCCAAGCGCTCGAAGCCGCGACCGCGATCGATCGCGAGCTCAGCGAGGTCGGTGCGCTCCACCGGAAGATGATGCAGCGTCTGGAGAGTCGGTCCTGGTCGGATGGCGATCTCGAAGAGTATCTCTGCGAGGTACAGGCTGAAGACCCAAAACTGTTCGGCGCCGGTTTGGGATATCGGCCGAGGCGATTCGACCCTGAAGTCGAGCTCTATGCGCGCTACTGCCTGGAGCGTGCTGGGGAGCCGGTGGCCATTCCGATCGAGTACGACTATGTCGAGGATGTCGATCAGGAGTGGTACCACGACACGCTACGGGACCAGACCACCGCTTGGTTGGAGCCGCAGTATGGTTCTGCCAGCGAGGCCTGGCAAACCATCGTCGTCGGTCCGTTCGCCTCGCCGCAGAACCCCTCGGATTCGGCAGGAGTCGCGTTCCTTTCGCTCTCCCTCGACGAGTTTCGTGAGCTGATATCCGATCTCCAGTTGGGTGACGCCGGCTACGCCTTCTTGGTTTCCGCCGGGGGACGGATCATCGTTCATCCCAGGGACTCCTACCTCGGGGTGAATCTGCGACAGCTTGCCGAAGAGACCGGGGATGGAAGTCTCCTCAGGATCGCCGAGGCGGCCGAAGGGCAAAGCTCTGGCGTGCTGAGCTATCGCGACGAGCTGACCGATCATCAGTCGTGGCTGTTCCATCAGTCCATACCGACGACCGGCTGGACGCTGGCGGTGGTTCTGATCCAAGAGGAGGTCACCGCTCGAGCTCTCGGAGAGCTTCACCGGCAGCGGCCTTGGATCGTGGTGCAGGCGGTGGTGTCGGCCCTTGCGGTCCTCATGCTCTTCCTGGGGCCACCGGGCTCGGCCAGGCAACGCTGGATCTCGATGGGGGCCTTCGTGGTGCTGACCGGGGGCGCGGTCGCTCTGGTGGCTTTGACGGTGCACGACCATGCCGTCCCGCTCGACACCGTCGTCGAGCTCACCAGCCAGGATGGTCTGGAAAGGTACATCGACGACTACCAGATCTCGATGACCAATCTGGGAGTCGGAGAGGCGATTCAGGTGCCGACCGGGTTGTTCATCCAGTCGTTGGCCTTCGTCGACTCGAACGATGTTCACATCACCGGCTATCTATGGCAGCGCTATCACTCCGGTCAGCTCCAGGAGATTCTGCCGGGGTTCGTCTTCCCCGAGGCCGTCGATTCGCGGGTACGCCATGCCTACTGGCGCCATGAAGGTGAGGATGAAGTCGTGGGCTGGTATTTCGAAGCCAGGCTGCGGCAAGAATTCGACTATGGCCGCTATCCGTTCGATGCCAAGCGGATTTGGGTTCGGATTTGGCATCGGGACTTCGACCGGAATGTCCTGCTGGTGCCGGATCTCGATTCCTACCGCCTGATTCATTCGCACTCCCGGCCGGGAATCGAAGAAGATCTCGTGGTCTCCGGGTGGGAGGTCCAGAGCTCCTTCTTCAGCTACGTCAGGAATAGCTACAGCTCCGACTTTGGCGTGCGTTCCTATGTCGGAAAGGACGATTTCCCTGAGCTTTATTTCAATGTTTTGGTGCAGCGGGAGAGCGGCGGCGCTCTGATCGTGAACTTTGTCTTGCTGGTCGTGATCGCCGTGATTCTCTTCGCCATGCTGATCACGGTCACGCGCCAAGACGAGCAGAATCGCTGGTTGGGGTTCAGCTTCCTTCCGCTTTTAGGTGGTGTTTCCAGCTTGTTCTTCGTGTTGATCCTGTCGCACATCCAATTGCGCAGCGAAGTGCCGGAGAATCTCAGCTACTTGGAGTGGTTTTACTTCCTGCTTTACTTTGCCATTCTGGCCATCAGCTTGGTGGCCTATGGGGTAGCTTCTCGCAGCCCCCATTGGGTGATCTCCTATCGCGACAACCTGGTCTCGAAGCTGCTCTTCTGGCCCCTGATCGGAGCCTTCTCCTTCGTCGTTACTTTCTGGCATTTCTCCTGGTGA
- a CDS encoding response regulator transcription factor encodes MRAADTVEEPAGRPRLLLADDHRLFLEGLTRLLAIDFDVLDGLVSGHALIEAVRCRDPDVVVVDLSMPVLNGLEISRRLLREDASRRIIILTMHADPRIAVRAFEVGVCAYLMKTESCGSLKQAIYRSLRGRRSLSPCLRERLVGVRDSRAHGLSASFELTRRQKQVLALLADGKSLKEIASVLGISSRTAEFHKYAVMERLGARTSARLVRYADVLGVGRSAASD; translated from the coding sequence ATGCGAGCCGCAGACACCGTGGAGGAGCCCGCGGGGAGGCCACGCCTGCTCCTAGCCGACGACCATCGCTTGTTTCTAGAAGGGCTGACCAGGCTTTTGGCGATCGACTTCGATGTGCTCGATGGGCTGGTGAGCGGTCACGCTCTGATCGAGGCGGTGCGGTGCCGGGATCCCGATGTGGTGGTGGTCGATTTGTCCATGCCGGTGCTCAACGGCCTCGAGATCAGTCGCCGTCTTCTGCGCGAGGACGCGTCGCGACGAATCATCATTCTGACCATGCATGCCGATCCGCGGATCGCCGTTCGTGCTTTTGAAGTGGGGGTCTGCGCCTACTTGATGAAGACCGAGAGCTGCGGCTCCCTGAAGCAGGCCATCTACCGCTCGCTGAGAGGGCGTAGGTCGCTTTCGCCGTGTCTGCGAGAGCGGTTGGTTGGTGTCCGAGACTCCCGAGCCCACGGCCTGTCCGCCAGTTTCGAGCTGACCCGACGGCAAAAGCAGGTCCTCGCCCTGTTGGCCGATGGAAAGTCCCTCAAAGAGATCGCCAGCGTTCTCGGGATCTCGTCTCGGACCGCCGAATTTCACAAGTACGCGGTGATGGAGCGACTCGGAGCTCGCACCAGTGCTCGCTTGGTTCGCTATGCCGACGTCTTGGGAGTCGGGCGCAGCGCGGCGAGCGACTGA
- a CDS encoding ATP-binding protein has translation MVTPLEERELVRRQVLGAEAERRRIARELHDGFNQDLVLIAVELELLAQTLGSGDELAPRLKDLGSLSRRLLDRARRMGHDLHPAHFEILGLERSIQDSARELENRFAAVIELIIDPAVDREVPVAPARELYCIAQEALRNAMRHGRAARVQVVVELEEARVTLSVEDDGIGFEPPRVRRRGGLGLVAMEERAAALGGELRLTTAPGKGTTVWASLPLPPLTGTTAEGRVRALVR, from the coding sequence ATGGTGACTCCGCTGGAGGAGCGTGAGCTGGTGCGCCGTCAGGTGCTCGGCGCCGAGGCGGAGCGCCGGCGAATCGCTCGTGAGCTGCACGATGGCTTCAACCAGGATCTGGTTCTGATCGCCGTGGAGCTCGAACTGCTGGCGCAAACCCTGGGCTCCGGCGACGAGCTCGCTCCACGGCTGAAGGATCTCGGGTCTCTGTCGCGCCGGCTGCTCGATCGAGCCCGCCGGATGGGTCACGATCTTCATCCGGCCCATTTCGAGATCCTCGGTCTCGAGCGCTCGATCCAAGACTCCGCCAGGGAGCTGGAAAACCGCTTCGCAGCGGTGATCGAGCTGATCATCGATCCGGCGGTCGATCGTGAGGTTCCGGTGGCTCCGGCGCGAGAGCTCTACTGCATCGCCCAGGAGGCCCTGCGCAATGCGATGCGCCATGGTCGAGCCGCTCGCGTTCAGGTGGTGGTGGAGCTCGAAGAAGCGCGAGTGACGCTGAGCGTCGAGGATGACGGCATCGGCTTCGAGCCACCGCGAGTGCGCCGCCGGGGAGGCCTCGGCCTGGTGGCGATGGAGGAGCGTGCCGCCGCCCTCGGTGGCGAGCTGCGCTTGACGACCGCGCCGGGCAAGGGCACCACGGTCTGGGCATCCTTGCCGCTGCCTCCGCTCACCGGCACGACTGCGGAAGGGCGTGTCCGGGCGCTCGTCAGGTGA
- a CDS encoding helix-turn-helix transcriptional regulator — protein MWQQPKDLSPRLPEHGFEHPLLERYFESQKPDLARLPRELREVVSCIHSCLFETGLTVKIVRDRCRIRDNNISSRFRRALGQGMKSYIDRHRMAAAESLLCGSDLAIFDVAMAVGYSHVETFYQVFHRHYACTPGRYRHKVQRSSSATDG, from the coding sequence ATGTGGCAGCAACCCAAGGACTTGTCACCCCGTCTACCGGAGCATGGCTTCGAACACCCATTGCTCGAGCGCTACTTCGAGTCCCAAAAGCCTGACCTCGCACGCCTACCGCGCGAGCTCCGGGAGGTGGTCTCATGCATCCACTCTTGCCTGTTCGAAACCGGATTGACGGTCAAGATCGTTCGGGACCGCTGCCGCATCCGTGACAACAACATCTCGAGTCGATTCCGCCGCGCCCTCGGTCAAGGTATGAAGAGCTATATCGACCGGCACCGCATGGCGGCCGCGGAGTCGCTTCTGTGCGGTTCCGATCTGGCGATCTTCGATGTCGCGATGGCCGTTGGCTACTCCCACGTCGAAACCTTCTACCAAGTGTTCCACCGCCACTACGCCTGCACTCCAGGGCGCTACCGGCACAAGGTCCAGCGCTCCTCGTCGGCCACCGACGGCTGA
- a CDS encoding mechanosensitive ion channel produces MAAPAAEGSAFPAYTLDLAGLLDRGLVIGLSVLKALLILGVGWIIARVARAVLVRLLRRTPVDRYLSSLLTGGRRKDLGVEKILGSLVYGLLMLFVSIEVLRALGLTMVTEPLTDLITSLVGFLPQLMAAGTLAVIAWSLARVARMMARSFLQSIAFENRLGEAAGEGDGAGGKQSALLGRALSDVVFYFVLLFFLPQILDALQMEGLSPVREMVGQILSLVPKLLGAGFVLTVFYFVARIVQRLAVPLLASLGVDRLPEILGVTVKSGPKASVAAGWVVLAGMLFVGAIQAANSLGLSVVSEVLQGLLAGSFRVLVACGIFAFGLWGSRKLASTLADWEQGRGSSGTPLATTARVLVLVMAGAMALGQAGLAPEILHLAIGAAALGVAIAGGLAFGLGGREHASRWIASRRGDS; encoded by the coding sequence ATGGCTGCGCCAGCGGCCGAAGGATCGGCCTTTCCTGCCTATACCCTCGATCTGGCGGGACTCTTGGATCGAGGCCTGGTGATCGGACTCTCGGTGCTCAAGGCGCTCCTGATCCTCGGGGTGGGATGGATCATCGCGCGCGTCGCGCGAGCTGTGCTGGTGCGGCTGCTCCGCCGGACTCCAGTGGACCGCTATCTTTCGTCACTGCTGACCGGCGGGCGACGCAAGGATCTGGGAGTCGAAAAGATCTTGGGTTCCTTGGTCTACGGCCTGTTGATGCTGTTCGTCTCGATCGAGGTGCTGCGGGCCTTGGGGTTGACCATGGTGACCGAGCCGCTGACCGATCTGATCACCAGCCTGGTGGGTTTCTTGCCGCAGTTGATGGCCGCCGGCACTCTCGCGGTGATTGCGTGGAGCCTGGCGCGCGTCGCCAGGATGATGGCCCGTTCGTTCCTGCAGTCGATCGCTTTCGAGAATCGCCTCGGCGAGGCCGCCGGCGAGGGTGATGGGGCAGGTGGCAAACAGAGTGCGCTGTTGGGGAGAGCCCTGAGCGATGTGGTCTTCTACTTCGTTCTCCTGTTCTTCCTCCCTCAGATCCTCGACGCCTTGCAGATGGAGGGCCTCAGCCCGGTGCGCGAGATGGTGGGACAGATTCTGTCGCTGGTCCCGAAGCTGCTCGGAGCCGGGTTCGTCTTGACCGTTTTTTATTTCGTGGCGCGCATCGTTCAGCGGTTGGCGGTGCCGCTGCTCGCTAGCCTGGGTGTCGATCGCCTGCCGGAGATTCTCGGCGTGACCGTCAAGTCGGGGCCGAAGGCTTCGGTGGCGGCCGGCTGGGTGGTCTTGGCTGGGATGTTGTTCGTGGGAGCGATTCAGGCGGCCAACTCGCTGGGACTGAGCGTCGTCTCGGAGGTTCTCCAGGGGCTGCTGGCCGGTTCCTTCCGGGTCTTGGTGGCGTGTGGAATCTTCGCCTTTGGCCTGTGGGGAAGCCGCAAGTTGGCCTCGACCCTGGCCGACTGGGAGCAGGGGCGGGGCTCGTCGGGAACGCCGTTGGCAACCACCGCCAGGGTTCTGGTTCTGGTGATGGCCGGGGCGATGGCCCTGGGACAGGCCGGCCTGGCTCCGGAGATTCTGCACTTGGCGATTGGCGCAGCGGCTCTGGGAGTCGCCATCGCCGGCGGGCTGGCCTTCGGCCTCGGGGGGCGGGAGCATGCTTCGCGCTGGATTGCAAGCCGGCGCGGGGACTCCTGA
- a CDS encoding PKD domain-containing protein: protein MWRDCLRYVPGPAAFLWLTLTLILASGGLACDSSSPTEPRIRADFSFAGEGARVEFKDNSSPGVRAWQWDFGDGRSSIERSPSHNYFLEDLPRRYPVTLKVCPSSDLDSVRCDKVTKTIHVFRTGSPL, encoded by the coding sequence ATGTGGCGCGATTGCTTGAGATATGTGCCCGGGCCCGCTGCCTTTCTCTGGCTCACGCTGACCCTGATCCTGGCTTCAGGAGGCCTCGCTTGCGACAGCTCGTCGCCGACGGAGCCGCGCATTCGAGCGGATTTCAGCTTCGCAGGAGAGGGGGCGCGGGTCGAGTTCAAGGACAACTCGAGCCCTGGGGTTCGAGCCTGGCAGTGGGATTTCGGTGATGGCCGTTCGAGCATCGAGCGCAGCCCGAGCCACAACTACTTCCTGGAGGATCTCCCCAGGCGCTATCCGGTGACCCTCAAGGTCTGTCCGAGCAGTGATCTCGATTCGGTCCGCTGCGACAAGGTGACGAAGACGATTCACGTTTTTCGGACGGGCTCGCCACTGTGA
- a CDS encoding PASTA domain-containing protein: MAKIFQIVSSAEKVALDKEGKGELTFVVTNLAQSVAGRVVLVPLEETDEGWLSVEDGERELSANQPEEFKLAVEVPGEVPPGEHRFRIDVVSELNPDEDFSEGPTITLTKAAPSRRLWWILLAVSLVVLIALVGVLLVVMGGGKDGDGAAEGSRGSATEALRRGGGGDRAGAGGGGAGTRADAAGGGGSGGGGGTPVIGFEAPNLMGLSPGQAVEKAESLGLVVEPSKWLELACMTVGEQVPRPGGFVAEGGTISLGLRTLVPSLVGRELSEAEELLQDAGLSRGKISLSANARQEPGRVSEQSAAPKMAAPAGTSIDLTIAQGPCSWTNPFSSEFGPMNCRRGAAAAGFSCVSKSCAAFQVYCCPYLPWLDEDSVTKRPEWKDTARFEATSSKTFLDGFEFKGRALSGGRGFERQRARSMRSPSFERGTSCGDEVSAKGFDYGPLRCASGHYLTSLTLDSSQKAWKGRCCSMKVTAFPE; encoded by the coding sequence ATGGCCAAGATTTTTCAGATCGTTTCGTCGGCGGAGAAGGTCGCCCTCGACAAAGAGGGAAAGGGCGAGCTGACCTTCGTCGTGACCAACCTGGCGCAGTCGGTGGCCGGGCGGGTGGTGCTGGTTCCCCTCGAGGAAACGGACGAAGGCTGGTTGTCGGTGGAGGACGGCGAGCGCGAGCTGAGCGCCAATCAACCGGAAGAGTTCAAGCTCGCGGTCGAGGTCCCCGGGGAGGTGCCCCCGGGCGAGCATCGCTTTCGGATCGATGTCGTGTCCGAGCTCAACCCGGATGAAGACTTTTCGGAGGGGCCGACGATCACGCTCACCAAGGCGGCGCCTTCGCGGCGCCTGTGGTGGATTCTCTTGGCGGTCTCGCTAGTCGTGCTGATCGCTCTCGTCGGCGTCTTGCTGGTGGTGATGGGGGGCGGCAAGGACGGCGATGGGGCGGCCGAGGGGAGCCGGGGCTCAGCCACGGAAGCGCTTCGTCGTGGTGGTGGCGGTGATCGAGCTGGCGCCGGCGGCGGCGGAGCGGGCACCCGCGCAGATGCCGCCGGTGGTGGCGGATCCGGCGGCGGTGGCGGGACGCCGGTGATCGGCTTCGAGGCCCCGAACCTGATGGGGCTTTCTCCCGGCCAGGCGGTCGAGAAGGCGGAGTCTCTCGGCCTGGTGGTCGAGCCCAGCAAATGGCTCGAGCTGGCCTGTATGACGGTGGGCGAGCAGGTTCCGAGGCCCGGTGGTTTCGTTGCGGAGGGCGGCACGATCTCCCTCGGCCTCCGCACCCTGGTTCCGAGCTTGGTCGGGCGAGAGCTTTCGGAGGCCGAAGAGCTGTTGCAAGATGCCGGCTTGTCGCGAGGCAAGATCAGCCTGTCGGCGAATGCTCGCCAAGAACCCGGCCGAGTCAGTGAGCAAAGCGCCGCGCCAAAGATGGCCGCGCCGGCAGGGACGTCCATCGATCTGACGATTGCTCAGGGTCCTTGCTCTTGGACGAATCCCTTTTCCTCAGAGTTCGGACCGATGAATTGCCGCCGGGGAGCGGCCGCCGCGGGTTTCTCCTGTGTCAGCAAGTCCTGTGCGGCGTTTCAGGTCTACTGTTGCCCCTACCTTCCCTGGTTGGATGAAGACTCGGTCACCAAGCGTCCGGAATGGAAGGACACGGCTCGCTTCGAAGCGACATCGAGCAAGACCTTTCTCGACGGCTTCGAATTCAAGGGCAGGGCGCTGAGCGGCGGGCGGGGATTCGAGCGACAGCGAGCTCGCTCGATGCGCAGTCCGAGTTTCGAGAGAGGGACCTCTTGCGGCGACGAAGTCAGCGCCAAGGGATTCGATTATGGCCCCCTGCGCTGTGCATCTGGACATTACCTGACGAGCCTGACTCTCGATAGTTCCCAGAAGGCCTGGAAGGGCCGATGCTGCTCGATGAAGGTCACCGCCTTTCCGGAGTAG
- a CDS encoding phage tail protein yields MKRTAIERLLPRVFERSAGAGTPLSALLEAMAGAQQPVEEVLRRLPSYFSPHGAPDAFVPMLAIWVDFDWLWQVEGRSSIGRPVETAADVRQLSCGIGRLRDLILAASELSRWRGTSRGLCRFLALATGESGFEVVERVPGPDGRPLPYHVRVHAPGAERHRTLIERIINEEKPAHVTFELSFEGPKT; encoded by the coding sequence ATGAAGCGGACAGCGATTGAGCGGCTCTTGCCGCGGGTCTTCGAGCGTTCCGCCGGTGCCGGGACCCCGCTCTCGGCTTTGCTCGAGGCGATGGCCGGAGCGCAACAGCCGGTCGAGGAAGTGCTGCGCCGGCTGCCTTCCTACTTCTCGCCCCACGGCGCGCCGGACGCCTTCGTGCCGATGCTCGCGATCTGGGTCGACTTCGATTGGCTCTGGCAGGTCGAGGGGCGCTCGTCCATCGGGCGCCCGGTCGAGACCGCCGCCGACGTTCGTCAGCTTTCCTGCGGCATCGGGCGGTTGCGCGATCTGATCCTGGCGGCTTCGGAGCTCAGCCGTTGGCGCGGTACCTCGCGCGGCCTGTGTCGGTTTTTGGCCCTCGCCACCGGTGAGAGTGGCTTCGAGGTGGTGGAGAGGGTTCCGGGGCCCGATGGCCGACCGCTGCCCTACCACGTGCGGGTCCACGCTCCGGGTGCCGAGCGGCATCGCACTCTGATCGAACGAATCATCAATGAAGAGAAACCGGCTCACGTGACCTTCGAGCTGAGCTTCGAGGGGCCCAAAACCTGA